The window ACTTTCAAAGTCTCAAACTTTACATTTGACTGACTTGAGCTCCATTCCTCGATCAATGCTGTACGCAaagtatgaatttttagttatcggGTTGCTTCTCATGTCTCATTCTTCACACAAACAGATTCGACTTTTAGGGTGTTCTGCTGCTTAAATTTGACTCTGTGTAACTAGCCGAtctgtttttatttaattttatttagtttacagcgaattttaatataaatgaagCGTTTTTAATGAATCATTAGTTGATTTTTAAAGCTACTATAGTAATTCAATGATTTACCATGATCGCAGGAGCTGGAAATCTTGCATTTAAGTGGAGCTGGTGAATTTCTTTTCATTAATTTCGCCATGGAAGAGTATGTATCTCTAATCTCTCACTCTTTGGTGTGTTTTCCATTCAATAATGATTGATCAGCGTTAACATGCTGATATTGTGTGTATTTAGTGAAAATGTGGCTGAGCTACTTCAAAGGTACCGGCGAGACAGGCGGATACTACTTGATTTTATCCTTTCTGGTACCTTGATAAAGAAAGTCATAATGCCCCCTGGCGCAGTTACTCTAGATGACGTTGATCTAGACCAAGTTAGTGTGGATTACACACTCAATTGCGCCAAAAATGGTGGGGAATCAATTCTCTCTATATGTGGCTTTGTTGAGTTTGTAGATAGATTttgttttgaattttctgtttcTGAATAGTGGGCTTTAATTGATTATAGGTGCAATGCTCAAACTTTCAGAAGCAATTAGAGATTACCATGATCATACTGACTTACCCCATATGGTAATGATTTACTTATGTATGCTTGAACATTATGAGCTTACCTTTTCTGTTTATCATAACAAATGTGTGCGTTTTGTTACGTGATTATTTATAGCGTTTTCCTGTGCTAGCAATTATTGCTGTGAAGCCTGTGATGCAATTAGTTTAATGGTCACCGAATTTTTTTGGATCATTTACTATTCGTGTGTGCTTTGCCTTTACCTGTCATTTTCAAAAGTTCAACCCTCCTTTTCTTTTCTTTTGAGTTTCAGAATAATACAGGTTCGACCGATGAATTTTTCTTGGTAACAAATCCTGAATATTCGGGTTCACCTCCGAAAAGGGCTCCACCACCTGTTCCATTTTCATCACCATCTTCTGTCATTGCTCCACCCCCAGTAATCCCACCATCTCCTGAATTTGAGCCATCCCATGTCGTGGAAAGTGTTTCAAGATCAGAGTCTTTTAACTCTGAACAAGTTCAAGAGCTGACCGTTGACGACATTGAAGAttttgaggatgatgatgatctcgAGGAAGTTAGTAGTATTAGGACCTCAAGACGCAGCTTAAATAGCGCTACTGATTTTGTGCCAAAATTGCCACCTTTTTCAACAGGTGATAACTCTTACAAATATTGCATGAAATATTTGCATTATGACAATATCTATTTCATAGCAGTAGATGGTGAAAGAGAAAATTGAATGGTTCATTTTATTTTGCCCTAATTACTCCATTAGAATTGGGACTGAGAAGAAGAGATTGTGTTTTCATTTACTATTTTTCAGGCATCTCAGATGATGATCTCCGTGAAACGGCATATGAAATATTATTGGCATGCGCTGGGGCCTCAGGGTGAGCTTCTTAAAAAAGTTTGTGATCAAGAAAGTAATAGCTTTCTCATTCTTCATTTGCTTAATTGCATAACTGACTTTTTTGTTCGTTTTTTCCTATTGCATTTGGCCATCACCATGATTTTTGTACTGTTCTATCATCTCAGGGGCCTCATTGTACCTTCAAAGGAGAAAAAGAAAGACAAAAGGTCAAGGTTAATGAGGAAGCTTGGACGTAGCAAAGGTGATAATGCTTTGAGAGAATCTCAGCAATCTTCTGGATTGGTAGGATTGCTGGAGAATATTCGAGCCCAAATGGAGGTTGGTTGAAAGCTATCTTTGATAGCCATCGTGGCTCCCCTTTGTTAAACTTCCCtggaatatatatatttttgttcagTATTTTGAGCCTTATTGGTTCTAATATCTAAGTTGTTCTGTGGGAGTGATTGTAGTTTCCGTTCTAATATGCAATGTAATTTCAGATCTCAGAGGCTATGGACATTAGGACAAGACAGGGACTGCTTAATGCACTTGTAGGAAAAGTTGGAAAAAGAATGGATGCTCTCTTGGTTCCTTTGGAATTATTGTGTTGTGTTTCGCGCACAGAATTTTCAGACAAAAAAGCATTTATACGCTGGCAAAAGAGGCAGGTCAGTTCTGTACTTTATTCATTCTTCTCTGTTCTAATGTTCGTTGTGTACACTTCAGGTCCATGTTTATTTTTAGACATTACAGGTTCTCATATACGTGGATTAACTATGAATTATTTTCTGTAGTTAAAAATATTGGAGGAGGGACTTATTAATCACCCTGCTGTTGGATTTGGTGAATCTGGACGCAAGGCAAGCGAGTTAAGGATACTTTTAGCAAAGATCGAGGAAGCTGAGGTAATTTCATTCATACTCTCCCCACATTCTATTTCTATCATGATATCTTCTGACCACATTCATATAAGAAATCTTGCTTTTTTTCTTGTATCTCTTAAATTATTCTTTTAGTTAGTTTTATGTGCCATTTATATTTTGTGGTGGTTTGTGTCATTTTTGTTTTCGCTATTTTACTATCAATTGAGATTGACAATTCTTTCTGTTTCCTTGGGATATTTGAGTTTAGTTTCAACCATCTTCCTCTGGTGAAGTTCAAAGGACCAGATTGCTTGCGATCTCTTCGTGAAATTGCCATTCCACTTGTTGAAAGGCCTGCACGGGGTGACTTAACTGGTGAAGTATGCCACTGGGCTGATGGTTATCACCTGAATGTTAGACTATATGAGAAGCTACTCCACAGTGTCTTTGACGTTTTAGATGAAGGGAAGCTCACAGAGGTTGGTAATTTTTCTTCTTGAAGGTTTGTTTGAGATGACACTCATAATACATAGAATTCGTGAGTTAATGTTTCTGTGGGACAAAGAGATGAGGCATGTAATATCCAGTTGTTTAGCGGATTTCAAATGCTCTTAGCATTTCTTTGATTTTTCATTTTGTGTATATTTAAACCATAATTCACCAACTTCAGCATCATTTTCTTTTAGGAAGTGGAAGAAATTCTCGAGCTCCTAAAATCTACTTGGCGTGTTTTGGGAATTACAGAGACCATACATTACACTTGCTTCGCATGGGTATTATTTCGTCAGGTATTCCTCTCGATCTCATGGTAGTTTCCTCCTGCTTTTTGATGTTTATCTGCTTGCCAACTTACTTGTTAGTTTTCACATCTTTTAACATTTGGCTTTTATCTCTGCAGTATGTTGTCACAAATGAACGAGGAATTTTGCAACATGCCATCGTGCAATTGAAGAAAATACCTATGAAAGAACAGCGGGGCCCACAGGAGAGAATCCATTTGAAAAGTTTGCTCCGGAATGTTGAAGGAGAAAGTGGAGTGTCTTTCTTACAGTCATTCTTATCACCTATTCAGAAGTGGGCTGATAAACGTCTGGGAGACTATCATCTACACTTTGCTGAGGCGCCAGCCATTATGGAAGATATAGTTGCCGTCGCCATGTTTACGCGGAGGCTTTTATTGGAAGAACCTGAAGTGGTATGCAAAATACTCAATATGATTTCCCATGGAGTTTGATTTGTGTATTTTCAACAGTGATATATTTATGCTACTGTATACCAGGCACTCCAATCTATGTCTTTATCAGATAGGGATCAGATTGAGTTGTATATCTCATCATCTATTAAGCATGCATTTGGAAGGGTAAATTCTTTCCCTACTTCTCCCTGTAATAAGTAAACTGGATATTATTTTATAAtgattttgttttttgaaaaacctTTTATGTCGACAGATGTCATTGGTTATTGAAAAGTCTGATGCAGCAAATGACCATCCTCTGACATTGCTTGCCGAAGAAACTAAGAAACTTCTGAAGAAAGATTCGACTATATACATGCCAATTTTATCCCAGAGGCATCCATATGCAACTGTTGTTTCGGCATCACTTATCCACAGGCTTTATGGAATCAAGTTGGTAGGCTGACGTTGGATTTTGTTGATTTATCCAGCTTCATTTATATTGTACACAAAGTTGTTTCGGAGCACGATGTTTGAAATAAAGTGTCTTTGTTGTTCAGAAACCTTTCCTTGATGGTGCTGAACACCTCACCGAAGATGTTGTATCTGTATTTCCAGCAGCTGATAGTCTTGAGTATTATATTATAGATCTTATAACAGCCTCTTGTGAAGAGGAGAATGCTGAAGTGTACTGCAAGAAACTTGCTCCATACCAGGTAAGATTCGATTGATAGCCTGACCATTTTTTACCTATTGATTTGCGCCATTAATCATTTCTATCGTCCCTTTTCTTGTTCTAGATTGAATCTATTTCTGGAACATTGGTGTTGCGATGGGTCAATGCACAGCTTGGAAGAATTTTAAGTTGGGTGGAAAGAGCTATACAACAAGAGGTATAACTTAAACTCTAACATGCTGCTTGGTTTGTACTTTTTTCTACCTTTTCTTATCAgttaaaacttaaaaagaaaaaggATTTACAGGAAAAGAAAAGTTCAAAACTTCTGATACAACTCTAGATGTCTTCTTCTGCTGCTATTATGTCTGTTAACCTTGATTCTCATTTGACAGCGATGGGACCCAATTTCACCCAGCAGCGCCATGGAAGCTCTATTGTGGAGGTATATAGGATTGTGGAAGAGGTATGAATGACCTGGATACTTGTTCATTTTGAATTTCTTTTATACATCATTTTATCTCCCACAACTTTGTTTGTCTTGCAAGAAAGAGCTGATGTTTTTCCTGTTATGAATGATTTGTGGTGCAGACAGTTGATCAATTTTTTGACCTCAAAGTTCCAATGAGATCTTCAGAAACGAATGCTCTATTTCGTGCCATTGACAATGCTTTTCAAGTTTACTCAAACCATGTAGTTGAGAAGTTGGCGAGCAAAGAGGAATTGATTCCACCTGTGCCCGTTCTGACTCGATACAAGAGGGAAGCTGGAATTAAAGCTTTTGTAAAGAAGGAACTATTTGATCCTAAGATGCCTGTTGAAGAGAGGAAGTCAGTCGAGATAAACGTGCAGACAACATCAGTTCTTTGTGTTCAGTTGAATACTTTACATTATGGAATCAGTCAACTAAATAAGTTGGAAGACAGCATATGGGAGCGCTGGACAAAGAAAAAGCCTCGTGAAAAACTCATCGGAAAACCCATGTATGAGAAATCCAGAAATTCTTCTCAGAAAGGCTCATTTGATGGAAGCAGAAAAGATATAAAATGCTGCTATGGATCGCATTTGTGAGTTTACTGGTAAGCAGGAACCATCCATCCATGCTCCTTTCCTGTTTTTTGTTTCCCACAGAGAGATGACATTTTCTTCTTCTTGTAGGAACCAAAATTATTTTCTGCGACTTGAGGGAACCTTTCATCGAAAACTTGTATAAACCCAGCGTTTCTCAATCAAGATTGGAAGCAATAATCGATCCACTCGATTTGGAATTAAATCAACTATGTGATGTAATTGTGGAGCAGCTTAGAGATCGCATAGTGACTAGTCTTCTTCAAGCATCATTGGATGGCTTCATTCGTGTGACATTAGATGGAGGTCCATTACGAGTCTTCTTTCCAAGCGACGCCAAATTACTTGAAGAAGACTTGGAAGTGTTGAAGGAGTTTTTCATCTCCGGTGGGGATGGGCTGCCTCGAGGAGTGGTCGAAAATCTCGTCGCTCGCGCTCGTGTTGTCGTAAAGCTGCATGGCTATGAGAGTCGAGAATTGATCGATGACTTGAGATCAGGCCGAAGCAAGCTAGGTGGTGACACTCAGATGCTGATAAGAATATTATGCCATAGGAGTGATTCTGAGGCCTCTCAGTTCCTGAAGAAACAGTACAAGATACCAAAGTCTTATGCTTAGTTATACCAACTTATTTAAGTGGTAAcattgtaacttcattttttttaCTTTACATGTGGAATGTATTGAATGTGTAACTATAATTTATTTTCATCTGTGTTTGTTTACCTTTGCGAAATTCTTTTTCGTGGTATATAAGTTTCGTTGTCTACTTATTATTGTATTCAAGGCTGGTTCATTAAGTTTTGTAATATTCATATTACATACTTCCTCAATAAAATATTTCCTTTGTTGCTTAAGTTTACAACTCGGGAAGTACTCTTAAACAAGCCAACAACTCGGGAAGCAACAAGCCTACAACTCGGGAATATTCAAAAAGAGTCGACTCAGTCGAATCACTGAGTTGACTCGCCCAAGTTAGCAAACATTAATCATTCCAGAGTTCTTCAATCAAGCAATCATTTCCAAACGGAACGACTATATCAGTATATATCTATCCCTGATGAAGAGGGCCCCAATATGAATTCTTAATTATATTTGGGTCTGAATCAGTCAAAATCAAAATTCAAAGGAAGACTTGGAGATCAACTCCAAAAGTCAATGGTCAACTCCTTATGTCGGTTTCAGACTTTGCTACTGGCAAATTTGTAACCCAAGGAAGAGGATGACTTGCAAAACAACTCCAAAAGTAGAAAAATGATAATGCTGCTTAGTTGCTGCATTACTATGATTCTCTCAGTTTCTGTTCATAGCCAATGCTTACAAGATCAAAGCTCTTCATTGCTTAAGTTTAAGCAAAATGTTGTGTTCGTCTCTTATAATTCATTCCAACTATACACGTGGAATTCAAGCAAGGATTGTTGCTCTTGGCGTGGTGTGACCTGTAACATCCATGGTCATGTCATTGGCCTTGTCCTCAGCAATGAAGGAATTGTCGGTACGATAAATGATTCAGTTCAATCTTCATTATCTGCAAATTTGGCATGATAAACAAGTTTTTTGAATTTGTTTTTGTTGACAGGAGAGATTCCAATGGATATTTCAAACTTGATACACTTGGAAATTCTTGATTTATCTTCACCAACTGATTCTAACAATCAGCAAGTGTTGAAGTTGCGAGAATTAAGGATGCTTGTTCAGAATCTATCAAACCTTACAGAGCTCTATCTTGATAACGTGTGGATTACGTCATCAGAAAATGGTAACGAATTGTCGCGTGCTTTATCGTCACCCTCACTACAGAATTTGAGAGTCTTACACATGTCAGGATGTCAACTCTCAGGTCCGATTGAATCATCAGCAGTACATAATCTAAGGAAGCTAAGGTACCTAGACTTGTCCTTCAATCATTTTCTACCTTGAATAGATTAACTGATTTGTTCTTGACCGGTAATAAGTTAAATGGCTCGATTTCGTCTACTTTCTGGAATCAGCTTTCGAATCTTACATTTCTTGACCTAAGCGATAATTTACTGAGTGGAGAAATTCCTAAGTCTCTGTTTGAAATATCCGATTCACTAGTTTACATAGGTCTTTCGCATAACCGATTCTCTAGTCTACCGACTGAGTTCCCGATGCCCTCGTCTTCTGCTTCCCAACTGCACACATTAGACATTGCATGTAACGAAATCAGCGGAGCACTTCCTAGCTGGATTTGGGAAATGACAAATCTTATCACTTTAAATGTCTCCTTTAACCAGGTCAGTGGTTTACtaaatgatcatgatgatgagttCATTCCATACTTGAATGGTTCGCAACCGTTTAAATTAGACCTTTCTTGTAATAGAATCAATGGGAAACTTCCTAGCTGGATTTGGGAAATAAGTTATCTCGGATGGTTAAATGTTTCACATAATTTTTTAGTAGAAATTGGTAAACCATCAACAAAGGGACTCACTTCTGAGATGATTGTTGTTGATCTTCATGCAAATCAAATTCAAGGCCAAATTCAATTCCCTCCACCATCTGCACATTATATCAATTACTCGGGAAATAATTTCAGCTCTGCCATTCCAATTGATCTTTCGTATCATATCAATTCGACCCGGTTCTTGTTTCTTTCGGGCAATAACCTCCAAGGAAGCATTCCTGACTCGATATGCCATGGATTCCTAAGAGTTCTTGATCTGTCTAACAATTCCTTCACTGGCAAAGTTCCTAAATGTTTGTTCAAGAGCAGCCCGAGTCTTAGTGCTTTGAAACTGAGTACAAACAAACTCAATCGCTCAATATCCGATTAGTTTGGAAGGAATTGCAAATTACAATATTTGGATCTCGGTGGTAATTCACTACAAGGGAAGATCCTGAGGTCATTGGCCAATTGCAAGATGCTTCAATTTCTAAACCTCGATAAAAATCAGCTCAGAGATGTTTTCCCGGTACACTTGCTGAACATAACCAATTTGGAGGTCCTAGGTTTGCAGTCCAACAAACTTTATGGGTCCATAATTTGTCAAAAACATAATACTTCTTCTTGGCCAAACCTTCATATTATTAACATAGCCTCCAACAACTTTGACGGTCAACTACGGGAAAGTTGCATGAAAACTTGGATTGGAATGATGATTCGCCATGACAGAGACCGTGATATTCCTCTTGGTTTCGATGATTTCACATTCCGGGATTCGACTTTAAATATTCCTTACGGATTCAAAGTCCGGCCATCGTATTTCTATGAAACATATGTCGCCACCACCAAAGGCTTAGAGATGAAACTTGTGAAGATCTTTACTGACTATACGTATATCGATTTCTCATCCAACAAATTTGAAGGAGAAATACCCAATATAATAGGAGAACTGAAAGAAGTTCGAATTCTGAATTTGTCACACAATGCTCTAAGTGGTACAATACCAGCATCTCTCGGAAGATTAGAGAACCTTGAGTCTTTAGACTTATCTAGAAACATTCTGAGTGGTAGGATTCCATCAGAGCTTGCAAGCCTTACATTCCTTGAATATGGAGATTTCTCATACAATCTGCTTGTTGGAAAAATCCCAACTAGCACTCAGCTCCAATCATTTACAAGTTCTTATTTTGAGGGTAATCTGAAATTGTGTGGACCTCCTTTGAAGACGAAATGTTCACAACCAATGGAAGAAGGAGATTATGATGACTCAAAACCTAGGAGTGGTTTTGAATGGAGTTGGTTTAAGTGTTGAATTGGGTTTCACT is drawn from Rutidosis leptorrhynchoides isolate AG116_Rl617_1_P2 unplaced genomic scaffold, CSIRO_AGI_Rlap_v1 contig17, whole genome shotgun sequence and contains these coding sequences:
- the LOC139881533 gene encoding LOW QUALITY PROTEIN: protein unc-13 homolog (The sequence of the model RefSeq protein was modified relative to this genomic sequence to represent the inferred CDS: inserted 1 base in 1 codon; deleted 2 bases in 2 codons); this encodes MVPARSVTDKVEDLILELEILHLSGAGEFLFINFAMEDENVAELLQRYRRDRRILLDFILSGTLIKKVIMPPGAVTLDDVDLDQVSVDYTLNCAKNGAMLKLSEAIRDYHDHTDLPHMNNTGSTDEFFLVTNPEYSGSPPKRAPPPVPFSSPSSVIAPPPVIPPSPEFEPSHVVESVSRSESFNSEQVQELTVDDIEDFEDDDDLEEVSSIRTSRRSLNSATDFVPKLPPFSTGISDDDLRETAYEILLACAGASGGLIVPSKEKKKDKRSRLMRKLGRSKGDNALRESQQSSGLVGLLENIRAQMEISEAMDIRTRQGLLNALVGKVGKRMDALLVPLELLCCVSRTEFSDKKAFIRWQKRQLKILEEGLINHPAVGFGESGRKASELRILLAKIEEAEFQPSSSGEVQRTDCLRSLREIAIPLVERPARGDLTGEVCHWADGYHLNVRLYEKLLHSVFDVLDEGKLTEEVEEILELLKSTWRVLGITETIHYTCFAWVLFRQYVVTNERGILQHAIVQLKKIPMKEQRGPQERIHLKSLLRNVEGESGVSFLQSFLSPIQKWADKRLGDYHLHFAEAPAIMEDIVAVAMFTRRLLLEEPEVALQSMSLSDRDQIELYISSSIKHAFGRMSLVIEKSDAANDHPLTLLAEETKKLLKKDSTIYMPILSQRHPYATVVSASLIHRLYGIKLKPFLDGAEHLTEDVVSVFPAADSLEYYIIDLITASCEEENAEVYCKKLAPYQIESISGTLVLRWVNAQLGRILSWVERAIQQERWDPISPXQRHGSSIVEVYRIVEETVDQFFDLKVPMRSSETNALFRAIDNAFQVYSNHVVEKLASKEELIPPVPVLTRYKREAGIKAFVKKELFDPKMPVEERKSVEINVQTTSVLCVQLNTLHYGISQLNKLEDSIWERWTKKKPREKLIGKPMYEKSRNSSQKGSFDGSRKDINAAMDRICEFTGTKIIFCDLREPFIENLYKPSVSQSRLEAIIDPLDLELNQLCDVIVEQLRDRIVTSLLQASLDGFIRVTLDGGPLRVFFPSDAKLLEEDLEVLKEFFISGGDGLPRGVVENLVARARVVVKLHGYESRELIDDLRSGRSKLGGDTQMLIRILCHRSDSEASQFLKKQYKIPKSYA
- the LOC139881534 gene encoding receptor-like protein 40; the protein is MIMLLSCCITMILSVSVHSQCLQDQSSSLLKFKQNVVFVSYNSFQLYTWNSSKDCCSWRGVTCNIHGHVIGLVLSNEGIVGEIPMDISNLIHLEILDLSSPTDSNNQQVLKLRELRMLVQNLSNLTELYLDNVWITSSENGNELSRALSSPSLQNLRVLHMSGCQLSGPIESSAVHNLRKLRLTDLFLTGNKLNGSISSTFWNQLSNLTFLDLSDNLLSGEIPKSLFEISDSLVYIGLSHNRFSSLPTEFPMPSSSASQLHTLDIACNEISGALPSWIWEMTNLITLNVSFNQVSGLLNDHDDEFIPYLNGSQPFKLDLSCNRINGKLPSWIWEISYLGWLNVSHNFLVEIGKPSTKGLTSEMIVVDLHANQIQGQIQFPPPSAHYINYSGNNFSSAIPIDLSYHINSTRFLFLSGNNLQGSIPDSICHGFLRVLDLSNNSFTGKVPKCLFKSSPSLSALKLSTNKLNRSISD
- the LOC139881535 gene encoding receptor-like protein 48; the encoded protein is MIRHDRDRDIPLGFDDFTFRDSTLNIPYGFKVRPSYFYETYVATTKGLEMKLVKIFTDYTYIDFSSNKFEGEIPNIIGELKEVRILNLSHNALSGTIPASLGRLENLESLDLSRNILSGRIPSELASLTFLEYGDFSYNLLVGKIPTSTQLQSFTSSYFEGNLKLCGPPLKTKCSQPMEEGDYDDSKPRSGFEWSWFKC